The Salicibibacter halophilus DNA window GAAATGTTGACGATGCTGAAGAAGGATGTCAATTATTCCGAACGGCATTCCTTCAGTTCAAATGATCAGAACCTGTGGAAATGGCTATGTCAGAATCCTGGATGTCAGATGTAGACACCTTAGCCCCTTACTTGCACATGTTATCTGACCGTGAACAACGTTGGGTCATCGAGCACGCCGTGCACGATCAGCCCCCGCACATGATCGCGGCCAAGTACAACGTTTCAGTTGAA harbors:
- a CDS encoding sigma-70 RNA polymerase sigma factor region 4 domain-containing protein, which produces MSESWMSDVDTLAPYLHMLSDREQRWVIEHAVHDQPPHMIAAKYNVSVETVKGWRKGALAKLKKYVK